In Apus apus isolate bApuApu2 chromosome 25, bApuApu2.pri.cur, whole genome shotgun sequence, the following proteins share a genomic window:
- the LOC127394248 gene encoding integrin alpha-8-like: MVAMGAVTALLQALLLLGDLCSAPTLGLLQEPPTIYEGPPGSYFGFALDFHTAEGRPSVAVGAPHANTSQPGVVQPGAVFLCSWPPGKTPCHPLPIDTAGDETETQNTLRLHTYKSHQWLGASVTSWDGKLVVGAAGG, translated from the exons ATGGTGGCCATGGGGGCTGtcactgccctgctccaggccctgctgctcctcGGGGATCTGTGCTCGGCCCCCACCCTGGGGCTCCTCCAGGAACCCCCCACCATCTACGAGGGACCCCCCGGCAGCTATTTTGGCTTTGCCTTGGATTTCCACACCGCAGAGGGCAG GCCCAGCGTGGCAGTGGGGGCACCCCACGCCAACACCTCCCAGCCCGGCGTGGTCCAGCCCGGTGCcgtcttcctctgctcctggccCCCTGGAAAGaccccctgccaccccctccccatcGACACTGCGG GAGATGAGACCGAGACCCAAAACACCTTAAGGCTCCACACCTACAAGTCACACCAGTGGCTTGGGGCGTCAGTCACCAGCTGGGATGGCAAACTGGTGGTGGGTGCAGCTGGGGGCTAG
- the GPATCH8 gene encoding G patch domain-containing protein 8 isoform X2: MGMGRMEMELDYAEDATERRRVLEVEKEDTEELRQKYKDYVDKEKAIAKALEDLRANFYCELCDKQYQKHQEFDNHINSYDHAHKQRLKDLKQREFARNVSSRSRKDERKQEKALRRLHELAEQRRQPECAPGSGPMFRTTTVAVDEEGGEEDESAANSSSFIQITSGQAPEMTMDRGFLNTGQVGGPVTPAQPGQGISFGLKSTLGTPLQKIGVSFSFAKKTPVKLETIASVFKDHVEESSSADGGKADERGSSDAGNLQKSGEGESTNNSDGKAEEDDQHDKDSGSLATTLSKLKKMRREDGPMAVEPEYYHYIPPAHCKVKPNFQFLLFMKSTEQVEAENVNKKNTNEVKKGNSPKPKPGKHTEKAAESTGQQKEQSTTEAAAQQSKAEPQEVPENVSVSESKPLTESNLPEPDTTKEAPQPVPSCKDVTEGPKHPTGPFFPVLSKDESTTLQWPSELLIFTKAEPSVSYSCNPLYFDFKSSRNKDAKGKGAEKSKEPGGLCKENVQSVESGEHSKAKEAESAANSSALKVETKSLSTCGSQNKQDSSLASGGKGEGEDSGKSITGKSKSGRSHKHKKKKKHKKSSKHKRKHKEEADEKSRKTDLGEEKPKKRKRHRHRKGKSSLSTESERALKTELAEECGHFQKKKWGSQEAQRKSLSAEEGSSGKKEDGGNSCPEHGSKKHRAELQQVPASRRRCLGPSLGRSSRRSRQSSRDEDSEEGSPGQESPSHYSEDYESGSEGSRSRSRSGRRRSSRRSYSSSSDASSEQSRYSRRRSYSDDSYSDYSDRSRCHSKRSHDSEDDSDYNSSNHRSKRRKYSSSEDDYSSSRSRSRSRSRSRTHPRDRSRSRSRGRTRSSSCSRSRSKRRSRSWKRSRSYSRDRSRSTRSHSQRSLSRKGSRGHESPEERRPGRRDFIRSKIYRSQSPHYFRAGRNEGAALKKEDGKGEDLKGSGSLSHNSSSSGTGRISEGECSPEERNSVTAKLLLEKVQSRKVEKKPSVADEMLAGPNKVGIKLKDPPQGYFGPKLPPSLGNKPVLPLIGKLPTVRKPNAKRYEESGLERGEEQELSDSEDASQGMEEGQLAGQSLLEEVALAMQDKPLDEQKRDEPAVEMPPIPLEAPALPECFASGDLVMPHNFLSDPRDDDGLEPMDGGNQPVPVETSMMPLVPDVEHFPGYVPQGGEPSMEGDREGGEDSSLAPLESQPITFTPEEMEKYSKLQQAAQQHIQQQLLAKQVKAFPASAALAPAAPALQPIHIQQPAAASATSITTVQHAILQHHAAAAAAAIGIHPHPHPQPLAQVHHIPQPHLTPISLSHLTHSIIPGHPATFLASHPIHIIPASAIHPGPFTFHPVPHALYPTLLAPRPAAAAAATALHLHPLLHPIFSGQDLQHPPSHGT, encoded by the exons AGGTTGAAGGATCTCAAGCAGAGGGAGTTTGCTCGCAATGTCTCCTCAAGGTCACGAAAAGATgagaggaagcaggagaaggCCCTTCGGCGTCTGCACGAGCTGGCTGAGCAGAGGAGACAGCCTGAGTG TGCCCCAGGAAGTGGACCCATGTTCAGAACCACCACGGTGGCCGTGGATGAGGAAGGGGGGGAGGAGGACGAGTCTGCAGCCAACAGCAGTTCTTTCATCCAGATAACTTCTGGGCAAGCTCCAGAGATGACTATGGACAGAGGTTTCCTCAACACTGGACAAGTGGGTGGCCCTGTTACGCCTGCCCAGCCAGGACAGGGTATCAGCTTTGGCTTGAAGAGCACTTTGGGGACTCCACTCCAGAAGATCGGGGTGTCCTTTTCCTTTGCCAAGAAGACCCCGGTAAAGCTCGAGACCATCGCTTCTGTCTTCAAGGACCACGTGGAAGAATCGAGTTCTGCAGATGGAGGAAAAGCTGATGAGAGAGGGTCCTCAGATGCAGGGAACCTGCAGAAATCTGGTGAGGGTGAAAGCACAAATAATTCTGATGGCAAGGCAGAGGAAGATGACCAACATGACAAAGACAGTGGGTCTCTAGCCACTACCTTATCTAAACTCAAAAAGATGAGACGAGAAGATGGACCAATGGCAGTTGAACCAGAATACTACCACTATATTCCCCCAGCCCACTGTAAAGTGAAGCCTAATTTTCAATTCCTGCTTTTCATGAAGTCCACCGAACAAGTGGAAGCTGAaaatgtgaacaaaaaaaacacaaatgaagTTAAAAAGGGAAACTctccaaaacccaaacctggCAAGCACACTGAGAAGGCCGCAGAGAGCACGGggcagcagaaggagcagagcacgactgaagctgcagctcagcagagcaaagcagagcccCAAGAAGTCCCAGAAAATGTGAGTGTGTCGGAGAGCAAACCCCTCACAGAGAGCAATCTCCCTGAGCCAGACACCACTAAGGAAGCCCCTCAGCCTGTCCCAAGCTGTAAAGATGTCACTGAAGGACCAAAGCATCCCACAGgaccattttttcctgttttgagtAAAGATGAGAGCACGACTCTCCAGTGGCCTTCAGAGCTTCTCATCTTTACCAAAGCAGAACCATCTGTTTCCTACAGTTGTAACCCCCTGTATTTTGATTTCAAGAGCTCTCGCAACAAAGATGCTAAAGGTAAAGGGGCAGAGAAATCCAAGGAGCCGGGGGGGCTTTGTAAGGAAAATGTTCAGAGCGTGGAATCTGGGGAGCACAGTAAAGCCAAGGAGGCAGAAAGTGCAGCTAACAGTTCTGCTCTAAAAGTGGAAACCAAATCCCTGTCCACCTGTGGGTCCCAGAACAAGCAGGACTCCAGTTTGGCAAGTGGGGgtaaaggagaaggagaggacAGTGGTAAAAGCATAACTGGGAAGAGTAAATCTGGAAGATCTCataaacacaaaaagaaaaagaagcacaaaaagTCCAGCAAACACAAACGTAAACACAAGGAGGAAGCTGACGAGAAGAGCCGGAAAACTGACctgggggaagagaaacccAAGAAACGGAAAaggcacagacacagaaaaggcAAATCTTCCCTGTCGACTGAGTCGGAGCGGGCGCTGAAAACAGAACTGGCTGAAGAGTGTGGccatttccagaagaaaaagtgGGGCTCCCAGGAGGCCCAGAGGAAGTCTCTGTCTGCGGAAGAGGGAAGCAGCGGGAAAAAAGAGGATGGTGGCAACTCCTGCCCAGAGCACGGCAGCAAAAAacacagggctgagctgcagcaggtccctgcttcCAGGAGACGGTGCCTGGGCCCGtccctgggcaggagcagccgcAGGAGCcggcagagcagcagggacgAGGACAGCGAGGAGGGGTCCCCGGGGCAGGAATCCCCCTCCCACTACAGCGAGGACTACGAGTCGGGCAGCGAGGGCTCCCGGAGCCGCTCCCGCTCGGGGCGCCGGCGCTCCTCCCGCAGGTCCTACTCCAGCAGCTCCGACGCCTCCTCTGAGCAGAGCCGGTACAGCCGGCGGAGGAGCTACTCGGATGACAGCTACAGCGACTACAGCGACCGCTCGAGGTGCCACTCCAAGCGTTCCCACGACTCGGAGGATGACTCCGACTACAACAGTTCCAATCACAGATCCAAGAGGCGCAAATATTCCTCCTCGGAGGACGACtacagctccagcaggagcaggtcGAGGAGTCGAAGCAGGAGCCGGACTCACCCTCGAGACAGGTCGAGGTCGAGGAGCCGGGGCAGGACgcgcagcagcagctgcagccgcAGCCGGAGCAAGAGGAGGAGCCGCAGCTGGAAGCGGAGCCGCAGCTACAGCCGCGACCGCAGCCGCAGCACCAGGAGCCACTCGCAGAGATCCCTGTCACGGAAGGGCTCTCGAGGCCATGAGAGCCCCGAGGAGAGGAGGCCTGGGAGAAGGGACTTCATCAGGTCCAAAATCTATCGCTCTCAATCTCCTCACTATTTCCGGGCAGGCCGGAATGAGGGAGCAGCGCTGAAGAAAGAGGATGGTAAAGGAGAGGATCTGAAGGGATCGGGATCGTTGTcccacaacagcagcagctccggcaCTGGGAGGATCTCGGAAGGCGAGTGCAGTCCTGAGGAGAGAAACTCCGTCACTGCAAAGCTCCTCCTGGAAAAGGTTCAGTCCAGGAAGGTTGAGAAGAAGCCCAGTGTCGCTGACGAGATGCTGGCAGGGCCCAACAAGGTGGGCATAAAGCTCAAAGATCCACCCCAGGGCTACTTTGGCCCCAAACTTCCTCCTTCCTTAGGTAACAAACCGGTTCTCCCCTTAATTGGGAAACTGCCAACGGTTCGAAAACCCAACGCAAAAAGGTATGAAGAGTCTGGcttggagaggggagaggagcaggagctgtcGGATTCTGAGGATGCTTCCCAAGGCATGGAGGAGGGGCAGTTGGCTGGCCAGTCTCTCCTGGAAGAAGTGGCTCTGGCCATGCAGGACAAACCTCTGGATGAGCAGAAACGTGATGAACCTGCTGTGGAAATGCCGCCCATTCCCCTGGAAGCACCGGCGCTCCCCGAGTGCTTTGCCTCTGGAGATCTGGTCATGCCACACAACTTCCTCTCGGATCCCCGCGACGACGATGGGCTGGAACCCATGGATGGGGGTaaccagcctgtcccagtggaAACCAGTATGATGCCCTTAGTTCCAGATGTTGAGCACTTTCCAGGCTACGTGCCTCAGGGTGGGGAGCCGAGCATGGAAGGGGATcgggaaggaggagaagactCTTCCCTAGCACCACTGGAGAGCCAGCCCATCACCTTCACCCCCGAAGAGATGGAGAAGTACAGCAAACTGCAgcaagctgctcagcagcacatccagcagcagctcctggcaaaGCAGGTGAAGGCCTTCCCTGCCTCGGCCGCCCTGGCCccggcagcccctgccctgcagcccatcCACATCCAGCAGCCGGCGGCGGCCTCGGCCACCTCCATCACCACGGTGCAGCACGCCATCCTGCAGCACCAcgctgccgctgccgccgccgccatcgGCATCCACCCCCACCCGCACCCGCAGCCCCTCGCCCAGGTCCATCACATaccccagccccacctgacGCCCATCTCCTTATCCCACTTGACCCACTCGATTATTCCAGGCCATCCTGCCACCTTTCTAGCCAGCCACCCCATCCACATCATTCCGGCCTCGGCGATTCATCCCGGCCCCTTCACGTTCCACCCGGTTCCTCACGCTCTCTACCCGACCCTCCTCGCCCCCAGACCCGCTGCCGCCGCGGCCGCCACGGCCTTACACCTCCACCCTCTGCTGCACCCCATTTTCTCAGGACAGGACTTGCAGCACCCACCCAGTCACGGCAcatga